In the genome of Shewanella denitrificans OS217, the window ACCTTCCCAGGTACTCGGGGTTTTCGTTAATGATCAGCCTCTAGAGAGCTGGTTGGAAACCATAGCGGCGAGTAGAGGTGTAAAGAGTTTAGGAGATGTGTTTTTGGCCGAACATCATGTGTTGGAATTTGCCAAAGGTCAGTGGTTAGCCAGTTGTGAGTTTTCAGGGTTTATCACACTATTGGCTTGTGGATGCGGTCATTGGGAGTGTTCGAGTATTGGGGTGCAAACGACAGTATCGGATAATTGGGTGCACTGGCGATTCGATTTAACCCCTATTTATCTTACTCGTTTTGGTGAATTACCCGAGTTTTGGTTCGATCGCCAAGCGTATTGTCAGATGGTTTCTCAATTCGAATTTTAAATGAGCCAGTTAATCGAATTAGTTATCTAGTGTGTGATTGAGTTAATCCAAACCGTTAATTGACTTCCAAGGCTAAATACCTAATGCCAGCTCAATGGTGGTCCTAGTGACATCACTGTGGAGCGGCTTATTTACGGCTAGGCTCAAAGGCATCATATCTAGGCAGGTCTACATCTAAGTCTTCCCAATTGGCTTTTGATGACACAAAGTTGTGGGAAATAGGCTTCTCGCTGATGTCTGAGTCCAATATGCCTAAGCGAAGTCTTAATCGAGTGGGATCTTGCTCATTGGAGCTATAAACCGGTGAACCACATCGAGTGCAAAAATGCCGATTGCGGCCAGGCTTAAATGAGAAGCTGCTTAAACTGGCTTCGCCTGTGACTAACTCAAACTCGGCAGTATTAATAAAGCCATTAGTCGCAAAGGCCGTGCCGCTATTTTTTCTGCACAATGAGCAGTGGCAATGAATAATATCGGTTATTTTTCCATGAATTTTAATCTGAACTTCACCGCACAAACATTTTCCAAGATACATAGCTTAATCTCACTCTCACTCTGATTTTCTAATGCCAACCCTGTAGTGTCAGGATAATTGGCGCTATTTTTTTAATTTATCGATAATGCTTGCTAATTCATCAGTGATATACATGAATCGATAAGCCAACAACAAAACGTGGTCGCATTTACCTCATTCCAAAAAATATCACTATGAATGAACAGCCGTTAGCAGGGGGAGAAGATAGCAGATATTAGCGCTTCTAAACTAGGTTATTGAGATTGCGATTCATGATTAGCAGGGCCGTTTTTTTCAGTCGAGCTATAATCTAACCCTATCACTTATTTTTGCTGTTCTTTTGGGAGACATGTTTATGAATAGGAATGTTAATTTTATTTTGGTTTGTGCGCTATGTTCTTCATTTTCTTACGCTGATGTGGTCAGCATTCGTGCCGATGCATGGTATCCCATCAATGGCGATGCTGGCAGTGAAAAGCCCGGTTATATGATTGAAATTGCAGAGGCTATCTTAACTGAGAATGGTCATAGCCTAGACTATCAAACTATGCCTTGGGAGCGTAGCCTCACTGAGGTGAGGGCGGGCAAATATGATTGCGTGGTGGGCGCGACGCCAGGGGATGCAGAAGATTTTATTTTTCCAGAAGAATCATGGGGTGCATTTGAATCCACTTTCTATGTTAAAAAAGGCAATGGCTGGCGATATACCGACTTAGACAGCGTGAAAAACATTAAAGTGGGCGTCATAGGGGGTTATGCTTACAGTGACGAATTTGATGCTTATGTGGCCGCCAATAAGGCCAATGCTATGGTTCAAGTGCTTAATGCTAATAATGCGTTAGAGCAAAATATTAAAAAGCTCAATGCTGGTCGTATCGATGCCGTTGTAGAGTCCCATTTAGTGATGAACGCCAAATTAATGGAAATGGGCTTGGTTGATAACATCACATCGGCAGGAGCACTTACCGAAAGTGAGCCCATCTTCATCGCTTGCTCCCCCGCTAAAGCCAGTTCCAAAATCTATAGTTCATTATTTTCAGGCGGAATACAAAAGTTGCGCGCATCAGGTCAGTTGAAAACGATTCTTGACAAATACGGTTTAACCGATTGGAAATAGTTAGCTGTAGCCATCCTTGACATAAATAACGATGAATGTTAAAAAATTGTTGTGGTGAATTTTTCATCATAGGATTATCACTAATAAGATAAGGAATATCATGAGAAAAAATAGAAAGTTAAAAATAGCTGGATTAGCTATATTGCTGGGCATAGTTTCATCTGCAGCTTTTGCGCGTCCTACGTGTGAGGACATGCGAGAGATGTGTGCAGAAGGCAATGCTATGTGGTGTTATATGCTTAAAAATGATCCTAGTTGCCTATAATTGATTGGTATTAAAAATGTAATAGTTGTAGGGATTGTTATTACATTTTTTAATAGGTGAGGTTTATTTTGTTTAATATAAAGACAATTGTACATTCAGATGCATTTTTATTTTGTTGCTTTTTTAGTGTGGGATTACTCGGTTACTGGGTATTTTTTAACAGTGAAACAGCACCAGCATCATTAAAGGGTGACTACAGTGTTTATTTCAATGACAAGTCTAATCGCATCATTGTCTACTCCCGTAAATCATGTAAATATTGCATTAAATTAGAAGCTTACTTTGTAAGTAATCACATTGATTACCTTGAAAAAGACATAGGAGAAAGTGATTTCGCAAGGGCGGAGTATGAGCAGTTAGGTGGATACGGTACTCCGCTTGTTTTGTTTAGGGATGAATTGATAATAGGTTTTAGAAAAGAACTTATTTTAAATAAATTGCAAAATGCAGATACAAACCCAAAGCTTAGCTTGTCGACTCATACTGTTTCACCCCGATAAAACCTTCCTTTGAAATACCTCCAACATCAGAATATTTGCTCCAGCATTTTGAGCACCATCGTTGAGCTTTATTAGCATGCCACAGTCACTCCATGGTAATCCTTCTTTGCTGTGTCATTCTCAAAAATCATTTGCATAAAAGTGAACCCCGCATTAAAATCTCATTCGAACATTATTCGAATGAGATTTTTGTATGTGCCCAGCAGCAAGACACACGGCTGAACAGCAGCTTGAAATGATTTTATCCGCTGCGGTTAGCGTGATAGAAGCCTCGTCATTATTGGACTTTAAAATGACCAGTATTGCCAAAGAGGCGGGCTTGTCTGTGGGCTCCTTGTATAAGCATGTGCAAAGTAAAGAAGATTTGATCATTTTACTGGCTTGCGAAATGAGTGAGCACATACATGGCTTGATGATGACCATCTATGACACGCCACTGAGCATGCCGCAGAAACTGATTTCATTTCTGTTATTGGATCCTAAGAAAGCGAGGCGTTTTAGCTTTGATTTGGATTTAGAAACCCTCTCGGGCAGTGAACCTGTGCTGCGTCGCTGTTCTCCCATGTGGAAGGCAAGATTTTTAGCGCTGGAAAGTAAGCTGAGCGAAATGTGCGTGCAAAAAAACATGGACTGCTTTGAGTCGGGTGAGTTTATTGGCGACAACGTTGAGGAAGTGGAAGAACTTAATTTCGGCAACTGGGCCATGTCCATCGGCTTTAAACAAATTCACAGCTATTTTGATGTACTGTCACAACATATACCAGCCCAAGGCTGTGGCGACAATTTTACCTTAGGCAATAGCAGTGTGAGAGCCATGATGCGCTTCATTAATGCCTACCCCTGGAAACAACCATTAACCCTAGAGGGGATTGAGCTGACTAAGCAAGAATTAATCAAACTCGGTTATCGCTAACTTTAGGCAGATTTCATGAACCACTCGAACGAGCCGTTATTAAACCACTTAAATTAGTTACAGCATTAGTTTACTTTATAAGGATTTATTCATGTCAAACACTAAGACACTGCGCAATTGGAGCCTGACTTTTATTGCCATCGCAAGCTTAGGTTATGGGTTGTATTATTTTAAATCATCGGAAATCTCGGCTCAGGCATCCCAAGCTATGCCCGAATACCCAGAACCCGTGGACGTGGCTCTGGCGCTAATGCTTGATTATAAAGATCAAGTAACAGTACCCGCCGAAGTGGTGGCACCGGATGCGATTGTACTCACCAATGAACTTGCGGGTACAGTTCGAGCGCTTAACTTAAAAAATGGCAATTTAGTGACTAAGGGTGAGCTGTTATTACAACTTGATATTAGTGAAGAAACCGCCAGTTTAAACACGGCTAAGGCCAAGACGAAACTTGCTGCGACTGAGCTTAAACGCACCCAATCCTTGCAAAAAAGACAGTTAGTTGCCGCAGAAGCCTTGGACAGAGCCGAAGCCGAGTTAGCAATTAACTTGGCGGAAGTGGATCGCATTCAAGCCATAATCGCTAAGAAAACCGTCTACGCCCCGTTCGATGGTGTTTTGGGCCTGCATGACTTGTCTGTGGGTGAGTATTTGCCTGCTAACAGCCAAATCACCAGCCTAGTTGCCGCGCAAACCCATTTGTGGATAGATGTGAGCTTGTCTCAGCAGCAGTCACAAAACCTAACTAACGATGAAGTGGAGCTCATACTGACAGATAAACAAGCGTCAGGGCAGGCCGTCTTTGCCAAGATCATAGCTAAAAACCCGCTTATCGATAAGCAAACTCGCAGCGTTAAATACCGTGCTTTATTCAAGCAGAGTCCAGATGTGAACTTAATCCCTGGCGCATTTATTGAGGTAAATGTTAAGCAAGGCGAAGCCATTTCCATGATAAGACTGCCAAAACAGGCGATTTTGCGTCAGCAAGCAGCTCGCTATGTGTATGTACTGCAACCTGAGTCTGAAGGGCTTTATCGGGTGCAGCGCCGTGATATCGACTTATTTCAAGAAAATGGTGAGTACAGCTATATCAAAGGTGGCTTGACTGAAGGCGAGCAAGTGGTCACGGCAGGGGCATTTAAGTTGTATCCCAATAAGTTGGTTAATATCCGTCAAGTGGCTGATAACGGCTCAAGCGCTAATGCCTCAAGTGCTAAGGAATAATCATGTCTGAGAATCATTATCCCCCCCGCGTGACAGACATGTTTGTCACTCGGCCAATTTTGGCGATTATCTTATCGCTGACCTTAGTCATAGTGGGCGCCATAGCGGCGATGAAGCTGCCTGTGCTGCAATATCCACAAATTGAAAGCTCGTCCTTGGTGATTAGTACCGTTTACGTGGGCGCGTCGGCCGAAGAAATTCAAGGCTTTGTTACCGATCCCATCGAAAAAGCGGCGGCCACTATCACAGGGGTTGATTTTATCAGCTCTGAATCTAAGGCCAGCAGCAGCAGTCAAGTGACCATACAGCTTGCGCTCAATGCTGACAGCACTAAAGCCTTGGCTGAGCTTAATACTCGCTTGAGTCAAATTCGCTTTGAATTGCCCCAAGAAGCCCAAGACCCCAGTATCACTGTGGTGCGTGCCGACAGGCCCTATGCCTCATTTTACCTGTATGCGGATACCCAAGATTTCAGCCGCGCTGAACTCAGTGATTATTTAGAGCGTCAGGTGAACCCTTTACTGAACTCCTTACCTGGAGTGCAAAAGGTCGGCCTTGAAGGCGGCCGCTCCCCTGCGATGCGCATCTGGCTTAATCCGACGAAAATGTCGATGCTAAAAGTCAGCACTAATGATATTCAGCAGGCACTATTGCGCAATAACGTCGCCGCCACCATAGGCAATACTGAAAATCCAACCCAGCGCATCGATTTAGTGGCCAATACCTTGCTTACCGACAAGGCGAGCTTTGACAATATCACCATCAAGGACGTGGATGGTCGCAGTATTAAACTCATCGATATTGCCAAGGTAGAACTCGGCGCCGAGCAAGCCACAGCTGAGGCAGGTTACAACCTGACTAACTCAGTATACGTGTCTATTTATACCCAGCCAGGGGCCAATGAAATTGATATTGGTGACAAGTTGTATGAAAAGTTAGCCAGTCTAAACCAAGGTTTACCGAAAGATCTGCAATTGAAGATGGCCTATGATGCCACTCAATACATGCGAGACTCCATCAAGGAAGTGTTTACCACCTTACTTGAAACCATCGTCTTGGTGGGTATAGTTATTCTGCTGATGATGGGCTCTTTTAGAACCGCATTAGTGCCCTTGATCACTATCCCAATTTCAATTCTTGGCGCCATTGCTGCCATGACCTTGATGGGCTTTTCACTCAACTTATTGACCTTACTGGCTATCGTGCTTTCGGTGGGTTTAGTGGTGGATGATGCCATTGTGGTGGTCGAAAACGTCGCTAGACACATGCGCACCGGCATGAGTGGCCCAAAAGCGGCGTTATTGAGTTCACGTCAGCTGTTCACGCCCATTATCGGTATGACCATCACCTTAGCTGCTGTGTATGCACCCATTGGCTTTTTATCTGGCTTAACTGGGGTATTGTTCAAAGAGTTTGTGTTCACCTTAGCCACGGCGGTATTGATGTCGGGTTTAGTGGCCTTAACCTTGTCGCCCATCATGAGCGCCATGGTGTCACCTAAAGGCGGTCAAGAAGGCAAAATGACCTTAGGCATTAACCATCAGTTTGCACGCCTTGAAAAAGCTTATGCTAAGTTATTAACGCGCGTGTTCAACAACCGTCCTCAAGTTATCGTATTTGCGGTGTTCGTGACCTTGTTGATCCCGCCCTTGTACCTGTTTTCAAAATCTGAGCTGGCGCCGGTGGAAGATCAATCAAGCATTCAGATGTTTGTTGAAACCCCGCCAGAATCCACCCTCGAATACACTAGCCTGCAGATGAAAGCCTTGGTAGAAACGGCCATTCAGACTCCAAACAGCGTCGGTATGTGGCATCTAGTCTTTGGCACATCTGGGTTTGGCGGATTAAATTTTGTGCCCGTGAGTGAGCGTGAAGAGGGCATTCAAGCGTTACTGGGGCAAGTCTATGGGGTATTGAGTCAATTCCCAGAAGTCACCGCGTTCCCCATTTTGCCCGCGGCGCTGCCATCTTCAGGTCAGTTTGATGTGGAAATGGTGGTGACTTCCTCTGTGCCTCAACCTTTAATGGCAGATTATGCCCAGCAGTTAGTGTATGCCGCCTTTCAAAGTGGTCAGTTTATGTTTGCTGATACTGACTTGAAAGTGGACTTACCCCAGCTAGGGTTTGAGTTTAATAAAGCCAAGATTGCCGACTTAGGCATGACCATCAGTGATGTGAATCAGCAGTTATCTTTCTTGCTCGCTGACAATTATGTCAATCGTTTCAACTTGGACGGTAAGGCCTACAAGGTTATTCCCCAGGTATCTGAAGAGTTTAGAAAGGATCAACAGGCGATATTAGCGTTGCAACTCACCACGGCAGATGGGCAGTTAGTGCCATTGTCCAGCATTGCCACAGTGGTTTCTAACGCTGCGCCGCGAAAGCTCACCAAATTCGGTCAGCGTAACTCCTTCCGTATTTATGGCGGTATATTACCTGGTACCACCAAGGAGCAAGCCTTAGTGACGCTAGAACAAGCGGCGGCAAACATTTTACCTGCAAGTTACAGCATAGATTACATGGGTGAATCACGACAAATTCGTAAAGAAGGCAACACCTTAGTGGGCGTGTTAGGCATCGCCTTAGTGTTCGTGTTCTTTGTGTTGGCAATTCAATTTAACAGCTTTAGGGATCCCTTAGTGGTGTTATTAGGCTCAGTGCCGCTGGCATTATCCGGCGCCTTGATGTTGTCATTCATGAATGTCACCACCATTAACATTTACTCGCAAATAGGCCTGATTACTTTAGTGGGACTTGTGGCTAAAAATGGCATCTTAATTGTAGAGTTTGCCCGTCATTTACAACTTGAAGGCTTAGATAAATCTCAAGCTGTGATAGAGGCGGCCAGTGTGCGTCTGCGTCCAATTTTAATGACCACAGCGGCGACAGTGCTCGGCCATTTCCCCTTGGTCTTGGTCAGCGGTGCGGGCGCTGCTGCAAGAAACAGTATCGGTATTATGTTGGTGGCCGGCATGCTTATCGGCACCTTCTTCACCTTGTTTGTCTTGCCTGTAATTTATTCTTACATAGCGCAAACGCATAACAAGGTGAGTCAAGATTAATTTTAGACTCGGTTTAAATAGAGTTTAGATTGGGCTTGCATTTAACCTGAGATTAACTTAGGTTGGATTTAGAGTGAGTTATTTTAAATAAAAAGGCTGGTTATGTAATCAGCCTTTTTATTTTATTTTCCCTGTTGTCTCTGAACATAAATTTGTATATTGTGCATGGCTTAAGAGCCAAACCTAATGTTTACTACCCATCTTAGCTAGATGTGTTGGCTGAGGTTTAGTCAGTTCTTTATTTTAATCGTGTTCAAGGTAATGAACTGTGAATATATAGGGAAATAACATGAAAACATCCATTCCATCGTGTCAATTTCGCTTCACTTCTGCTTATTTTGTAGCTCTGGCAGTTAGCTTCTTTGCGAACCTATACATTTCAGGTGATAAAAGACGTTGCTTGGTATTTCTTATTTTCTCAAACGGTAAGCCTAGTTTACTGTTTGATGAATACTAAACTCGATATCGCTGCACAGTCTAGCTTTGCTAATATTAATTCAGTCCAATAGTAGTTATGGATCAGTGATGGTGCGCAGTATAATAAATAAAATTAAGTTAACCGTTAGCATTGTCGCCCAAGATGCTAGCGATTTTTAGGGCATGGAGATTAAAATGAAAAAAATAGTATTTACATCGACATTATTGTTATCTATGGGTTCAGTTCAAGCTGCTGAAACAGCTCAAGCTCCTCGTTGGGATAATGTTTCTGTGTCTTATCAATCTGTTGATGTGGAAAATAAAACCTTAACGGGCTTTGGTATCGCTGGCAGTAAATTACTCGGTGAAAGCTTTTTTATTACCGGCGGTTTAAGCAACGCTTCTGACGATATTAAAACCTCAAATGGAAATGTTGACTTAGATTTTAATACTAAAACATTGGGTTTGGGTTATCGTCTACCTTTATCCCATAACACAGATGTTTTTGGTGTGGTTTCCTACGAAGATATGGAAGCTGAAGTAAAGTATCAAGGCAACTCAGTAAGTGGTGGCGATAATGGTTATGGCTTTGAAGTTGGCGTGCGCTCTATGGTGACTGAACACGTTGAATTAGGCGCTTCTATTCAGTATATCGATAAATCCGAGGATTCAGATACTGTATTTGCTGTATCTGCATTGTATAATTTCACCGAGCGTTTCTCAGCAGGCATCGGTTACAGTAAAGCCGAAGACCTGAATACATTTTCAGTATCGGCCTATTACTTTTTCTAAGATTGCGTGTCAAAGTTAGCATAATAACTCGACACTCTTGGTCTTATCGCCAGTCAAAATGGGGCACTCTTGCTTGACTGGCGTTTTGGGATTGTTAAGCTAAATAAATCTTGTTGCATTCATCTCGTCTTTCCTATCAAGTCCATTACCTACTAAATTAGCGTTCATTAACTCTGTTTTTGGAGCACTCGCTGGTGTCTGAGGCTTAGCTTTCTTTTGGCTGGTCACTCGGTTCAGTAAAATGGCTATTAGAATAGCCAAGACACCAAGCCACTGCATTGGGGTTAGTTGCTCATCTAAGATGAGATAACCCAATACCCCTGCTGAAATCGGGCTTAAAAAACCGAGGAATGAGCTGGTCACGACTGGCAAGTGTGCAATTCCTCTAAACCAGATCATATAACCCACTACCGAGCCGATAATACATAGGTAACTGTAACCTAAGATATTTACCTCTGTCAGGCTCGGGGGGATTCCTTCCAGATACAGGGTGATTGGCAGCAGAGCCATGCCGCCGAAGGTGAGCTGCCAACCGGTAAAATCAATCAAGCTAAAATTAGCCGGTTTACCCCAATACTTAGTCAGTACTAAACCCAACGCCATACTGGCAGCTCCCGCCAAGCCAAAAGCGATACCTTGCAGATTGAGCACCATGTTCCCTTTCAGTGCGAGTAAGGCAATTCCCGCGACCCCTAGGGCTAAGGCAATGATGCTGACTAAGGTTATCTTCTCTTTAAATAGCAAGGCACTTAGCGCCATAACCAGTAAAGGTTGGCAAGACATGATAACGGCGGCTGTCCCGCCTGGCAGATAATAGGCTGCGCTAAAGAGGCAGTAGAAAAACACCCCTATGTTGAGCATGCCTAAGAGGGCTATTTTTAG includes:
- a CDS encoding GFA family protein, which codes for MYLGKCLCGEVQIKIHGKITDIIHCHCSLCRKNSGTAFATNGFINTAEFELVTGEASLSSFSFKPGRNRHFCTRCGSPVYSSNEQDPTRLRLRLGILDSDISEKPISHNFVSSKANWEDLDVDLPRYDAFEPSRK
- a CDS encoding substrate-binding periplasmic protein; this translates as MNRNVNFILVCALCSSFSYADVVSIRADAWYPINGDAGSEKPGYMIEIAEAILTENGHSLDYQTMPWERSLTEVRAGKYDCVVGATPGDAEDFIFPEESWGAFESTFYVKKGNGWRYTDLDSVKNIKVGVIGGYAYSDEFDAYVAANKANAMVQVLNANNALEQNIKKLNAGRIDAVVESHLVMNAKLMEMGLVDNITSAGALTESEPIFIACSPAKASSKIYSSLFSGGIQKLRASGQLKTILDKYGLTDWK
- a CDS encoding glutaredoxin family protein; its protein translation is MFNIKTIVHSDAFLFCCFFSVGLLGYWVFFNSETAPASLKGDYSVYFNDKSNRIIVYSRKSCKYCIKLEAYFVSNHIDYLEKDIGESDFARAEYEQLGGYGTPLVLFRDELIIGFRKELILNKLQNADTNPKLSLSTHTVSPR
- a CDS encoding TetR/AcrR family transcriptional regulator encodes the protein MCPAARHTAEQQLEMILSAAVSVIEASSLLDFKMTSIAKEAGLSVGSLYKHVQSKEDLIILLACEMSEHIHGLMMTIYDTPLSMPQKLISFLLLDPKKARRFSFDLDLETLSGSEPVLRRCSPMWKARFLALESKLSEMCVQKNMDCFESGEFIGDNVEEVEELNFGNWAMSIGFKQIHSYFDVLSQHIPAQGCGDNFTLGNSSVRAMMRFINAYPWKQPLTLEGIELTKQELIKLGYR
- a CDS encoding efflux RND transporter periplasmic adaptor subunit yields the protein MSNTKTLRNWSLTFIAIASLGYGLYYFKSSEISAQASQAMPEYPEPVDVALALMLDYKDQVTVPAEVVAPDAIVLTNELAGTVRALNLKNGNLVTKGELLLQLDISEETASLNTAKAKTKLAATELKRTQSLQKRQLVAAEALDRAEAELAINLAEVDRIQAIIAKKTVYAPFDGVLGLHDLSVGEYLPANSQITSLVAAQTHLWIDVSLSQQQSQNLTNDEVELILTDKQASGQAVFAKIIAKNPLIDKQTRSVKYRALFKQSPDVNLIPGAFIEVNVKQGEAISMIRLPKQAILRQQAARYVYVLQPESEGLYRVQRRDIDLFQENGEYSYIKGGLTEGEQVVTAGAFKLYPNKLVNIRQVADNGSSANASSAKE
- a CDS encoding efflux RND transporter permease subunit, encoding MSENHYPPRVTDMFVTRPILAIILSLTLVIVGAIAAMKLPVLQYPQIESSSLVISTVYVGASAEEIQGFVTDPIEKAAATITGVDFISSESKASSSSQVTIQLALNADSTKALAELNTRLSQIRFELPQEAQDPSITVVRADRPYASFYLYADTQDFSRAELSDYLERQVNPLLNSLPGVQKVGLEGGRSPAMRIWLNPTKMSMLKVSTNDIQQALLRNNVAATIGNTENPTQRIDLVANTLLTDKASFDNITIKDVDGRSIKLIDIAKVELGAEQATAEAGYNLTNSVYVSIYTQPGANEIDIGDKLYEKLASLNQGLPKDLQLKMAYDATQYMRDSIKEVFTTLLETIVLVGIVILLMMGSFRTALVPLITIPISILGAIAAMTLMGFSLNLLTLLAIVLSVGLVVDDAIVVVENVARHMRTGMSGPKAALLSSRQLFTPIIGMTITLAAVYAPIGFLSGLTGVLFKEFVFTLATAVLMSGLVALTLSPIMSAMVSPKGGQEGKMTLGINHQFARLEKAYAKLLTRVFNNRPQVIVFAVFVTLLIPPLYLFSKSELAPVEDQSSIQMFVETPPESTLEYTSLQMKALVETAIQTPNSVGMWHLVFGTSGFGGLNFVPVSEREEGIQALLGQVYGVLSQFPEVTAFPILPAALPSSGQFDVEMVVTSSVPQPLMADYAQQLVYAAFQSGQFMFADTDLKVDLPQLGFEFNKAKIADLGMTISDVNQQLSFLLADNYVNRFNLDGKAYKVIPQVSEEFRKDQQAILALQLTTADGQLVPLSSIATVVSNAAPRKLTKFGQRNSFRIYGGILPGTTKEQALVTLEQAAANILPASYSIDYMGESRQIRKEGNTLVGVLGIALVFVFFVLAIQFNSFRDPLVVLLGSVPLALSGALMLSFMNVTTINIYSQIGLITLVGLVAKNGILIVEFARHLQLEGLDKSQAVIEAASVRLRPILMTTAATVLGHFPLVLVSGAGAAARNSIGIMLVAGMLIGTFFTLFVLPVIYSYIAQTHNKVSQD
- a CDS encoding porin family protein; this encodes MKKIVFTSTLLLSMGSVQAAETAQAPRWDNVSVSYQSVDVENKTLTGFGIAGSKLLGESFFITGGLSNASDDIKTSNGNVDLDFNTKTLGLGYRLPLSHNTDVFGVVSYEDMEAEVKYQGNSVSGGDNGYGFEVGVRSMVTEHVELGASIQYIDKSEDSDTVFAVSALYNFTERFSAGIGYSKAEDLNTFSVSAYYFF
- a CDS encoding DMT family transporter, whose product is MKTPSLWFNLLLTSLAPLVWGSTYIVTTQMLPADLPLLASTLRALPAGLLLVMIYRKMPIGHWWLKIALLGMLNIGVFFYCLFSAAYYLPGGTAAVIMSCQPLLVMALSALLFKEKITLVSIIALALGVAGIALLALKGNMVLNLQGIAFGLAGAASMALGLVLTKYWGKPANFSLIDFTGWQLTFGGMALLPITLYLEGIPPSLTEVNILGYSYLCIIGSVVGYMIWFRGIAHLPVVTSSFLGFLSPISAGVLGYLILDEQLTPMQWLGVLAILIAILLNRVTSQKKAKPQTPASAPKTELMNANLVGNGLDRKDEMNATRFI